One window of the Granulicella arctica genome contains the following:
- a CDS encoding LytR/AlgR family response regulator transcription factor — MKVLIVDDEPLARRGLSQALTTFENIEVIGSASDGDQALSMIRSLNPDLVFLDIDMPGKTGIEVAATLGRDHAAEVVFVTAFDNYGEEAFSVEATDYLLKPLNLERLGQAISRAERRKAERIAIHPTHVPPNDQAQRSFILANGRSLPEDHIIWIEAAKDYALIHTSTRTHMIRATMSQLSERLGSSVVRVHRSALVAVRWVHGWKNFRRGASSLLLKDGTLVQVGPTYLLSTRKALNGLDGESR; from the coding sequence ATGAAGGTGCTCATCGTGGATGACGAGCCACTGGCACGTCGGGGACTGTCTCAGGCACTCACCACTTTTGAAAACATCGAGGTGATTGGATCTGCGTCGGACGGAGATCAGGCGCTGAGCATGATTAGGAGCCTCAATCCCGATCTTGTCTTTCTAGACATAGACATGCCCGGCAAGACCGGGATTGAAGTAGCGGCAACTCTTGGACGCGATCACGCCGCTGAGGTAGTGTTCGTCACCGCTTTCGACAATTACGGGGAAGAAGCATTCTCGGTAGAAGCAACGGACTACCTGCTGAAACCACTCAACCTGGAGCGATTAGGACAGGCCATCTCTCGTGCGGAGCGACGAAAAGCAGAGAGGATCGCTATACACCCAACACATGTCCCGCCGAACGATCAAGCGCAGCGGTCCTTCATCCTGGCCAACGGTCGAAGCCTCCCAGAAGACCACATTATCTGGATTGAAGCCGCAAAAGATTACGCCTTGATTCATACCAGTACACGAACTCACATGATTAGAGCGACGATGTCACAGCTCTCCGAGCGGCTAGGATCGTCGGTCGTTCGGGTACATCGATCTGCGTTAGTGGCGGTGCGATGGGTTCACGGCTGGAAGAACTTCAGAAGAGGTGCGTCGAGCCTGCTCCTTAAAGATGGGACTTTGGTTCAAGTTGGGCCCACCTATTTGCTGTCGACTCGAAAGGCCCTGAACGGGCTTGACGGCGAGAGCCGATGA
- a CDS encoding sensor histidine kinase: MLVTSLAGPLISLVLSVLAERLLGRGTSREWCLLGGLVLLAGSALWTIDLIVQAQNLPLLSFRTPTKSDVLMARFNWVYYNLLFSLQIVALALLASSKTLLARERQLATERAALQQARLTALRYQLNPHFLFNTLNAISILAADLGAHEAEEMISRLADFMRASLSSSMDGSITLAAELETTQAYLAIESVRFGERLVVDYLCEPDLSDALVPSLILQPLVENAVKYGVSRSKEAVHVRISARADQKELILTVEDDGSCSLGVTAKAGTGVGLKNVAERLDALHGNEAMMRTEQREKGFLAELRMPLQFNSPNSVECQ, from the coding sequence GTGCTCGTAACAAGCCTTGCCGGACCGCTGATCTCTCTAGTTTTGTCTGTTCTCGCAGAGCGGCTGCTAGGGCGCGGCACCTCTCGCGAGTGGTGTTTGTTGGGAGGCCTGGTTCTCTTGGCTGGATCAGCACTGTGGACCATCGACTTGATCGTTCAAGCGCAGAACTTACCGTTGCTCAGTTTTCGGACGCCGACCAAGAGCGATGTGCTTATGGCACGCTTCAATTGGGTCTACTACAATCTGCTGTTCAGCCTGCAGATAGTCGCTTTAGCTCTTCTTGCGTCAAGTAAAACGCTTCTGGCCCGAGAAAGACAACTGGCAACGGAACGTGCAGCCCTGCAGCAAGCGCGGCTCACTGCCCTTAGGTATCAACTCAATCCGCATTTTCTATTCAATACTTTGAATGCGATTTCTATCCTTGCTGCTGACTTGGGTGCTCACGAAGCTGAAGAGATGATTTCGCGGCTCGCCGACTTCATGCGTGCTTCGCTTTCCTCATCAATGGATGGATCTATTACACTGGCCGCAGAATTGGAGACTACGCAGGCGTATCTTGCAATCGAATCGGTGCGCTTCGGAGAGCGCCTCGTAGTGGACTATCTCTGTGAACCGGACCTCAGCGACGCTCTCGTCCCAAGCCTGATTCTGCAGCCCCTTGTTGAAAATGCTGTCAAATATGGTGTCTCGCGCTCCAAGGAAGCCGTACATGTTAGGATTTCAGCCCGTGCCGATCAGAAGGAACTGATCCTGACCGTGGAGGATGATGGTTCCTGTTCTCTGGGCGTAACTGCAAAAGCAGGAACTGGCGTAGGACTGAAAAACGTCGCGGAACGTCTAGATGCACTTCATGGAAACGAGGCGATGATGAGGACTGAGCAGCGCGAAAAAGGTTTTCTTGCTGAACTTCGCATGCCTTTGCAGTTTAACAGTCCTAACAGCGTGGAATGTCAATGA
- a CDS encoding c-type cytochrome has product MALLFGAGWVYLANGSLPVAVADRGLPFEQQLVDIPLDARIGRGKQPAPFYPNQVVYEAGASIYREHCASCHGDPTSNVEAAKWMYPKAPQLWKQHDDSDVVGVSDDEPGDTFWKVKNGIRLTGMPAYSHLLSEEQMWDVSLLLKAANQPLPDSVKELLSKK; this is encoded by the coding sequence ATGGCGCTGCTGTTCGGAGCTGGATGGGTATACCTTGCCAACGGCAGCTTGCCCGTGGCTGTGGCGGACCGAGGCTTGCCTTTCGAACAGCAGCTCGTAGACATTCCGCTGGATGCAAGGATCGGCAGGGGGAAGCAGCCCGCCCCCTTTTACCCGAATCAAGTGGTCTATGAGGCCGGTGCCTCGATCTATCGAGAGCACTGTGCCTCGTGCCATGGAGATCCAACGAGCAACGTGGAAGCTGCTAAGTGGATGTACCCAAAAGCCCCGCAATTGTGGAAGCAACACGATGACAGCGATGTTGTTGGAGTAAGTGATGATGAACCCGGCGACACGTTCTGGAAAGTGAAGAATGGGATTCGGTTGACGGGGATGCCGGCGTACAGTCACCTCCTCTCGGAGGAGCAGATGTGGGATGTTAGCCTACTCCTGAAAGCGGCCAATCAACCCCTACCTGATTCGGTGAAGGAGCTCCTCTCAAAGAAGTGA
- a CDS encoding response regulator transcription factor: MHILIVEDKRSLAKTLKTSLEEKGHTVVLAFDGLEGLSHAETDHFDVMVLDIMLPGIDGFEVIRRLRKGKHPLPVLALTARDTVGDIVAALDLGVDDYLTKPFSMVEFMARLRAVARKGPVQNVKLEVADLVLDPASGQVSRSGLPLSLTRTQFVLLEYLMRRAGHVLTRDAIIERIWSDNPDIEANTLEVFIRTLRSKIDVDRDESVIKTVRGVGYRMDAEGPR, translated from the coding sequence GTGCATATCCTCATCGTGGAAGATAAACGGAGTCTCGCTAAAACACTGAAGACGAGCCTCGAAGAAAAAGGCCACACGGTGGTTCTTGCGTTCGACGGGCTAGAGGGCCTTTCCCATGCGGAGACGGATCACTTCGATGTAATGGTGCTAGACATCATGTTGCCGGGGATCGATGGCTTCGAGGTCATCCGAAGACTCCGCAAGGGCAAACATCCATTGCCAGTGCTAGCGCTGACAGCTCGGGATACAGTCGGCGACATTGTTGCTGCGCTGGATCTTGGTGTTGACGACTACTTGACCAAGCCGTTTTCTATGGTGGAGTTTATGGCCAGACTTCGTGCTGTGGCGCGTAAGGGACCGGTACAAAATGTAAAGCTTGAGGTCGCGGACCTCGTCCTCGATCCCGCAAGTGGACAGGTCAGCCGCTCGGGCTTGCCGTTGTCTCTGACTCGCACGCAGTTCGTTCTCCTTGAGTACCTCATGAGACGCGCGGGGCATGTCCTAACGCGTGACGCGATCATCGAACGCATTTGGAGCGACAACCCGGACATCGAGGCCAACACACTCGAAGTCTTCATTCGAACACTCCGGTCAAAGATTGATGTCGATCGCGACGAAAGCGTCATCAAAACAGTGCGGGGTGTTGGATACCGCATGGACGCGGAGGGGCCACGATGA
- a CDS encoding O-methyltransferase encodes MAAPAQMTLFKPEVAAVLLRLYSEAVENDAQLKLEEEAALKAAENGRLDDDTLASIQNRTFMAVAPEVGRLLYLLVRTHKPSRIVEFGTSFGISAIHLAAALRDNGSGCILTTEHSSEKVLRAAQHFEQACLSDLIELRQGDAFTTLAGVEKIDMLVLDGWKPLYLPLLQKLEPVLSPRCLVVADDVISLAAKCRPYLDYVRDRANGYISCEIPLDDGVELSFR; translated from the coding sequence GTGGCAGCACCCGCGCAAATGACGCTCTTCAAACCCGAAGTTGCAGCGGTTTTGTTGCGTCTATACAGCGAAGCCGTTGAAAACGACGCTCAACTGAAGCTCGAAGAAGAGGCTGCCCTCAAGGCCGCTGAAAACGGACGCTTGGACGACGACACCTTAGCTTCGATTCAGAATCGAACGTTCATGGCTGTGGCTCCAGAGGTTGGAAGACTTCTCTATCTTCTCGTTCGAACCCACAAGCCGTCCCGCATAGTCGAGTTTGGGACCTCGTTTGGTATCTCGGCCATACACCTCGCGGCGGCTTTGCGCGACAACGGGTCGGGCTGCATCCTGACGACCGAACACAGTTCGGAGAAAGTACTACGTGCGGCGCAGCACTTCGAGCAGGCGTGCCTCTCAGACCTGATTGAACTGCGCCAGGGAGATGCTTTTACCACGCTTGCGGGGGTCGAAAAGATTGACATGCTCGTCCTCGATGGCTGGAAGCCTCTTTACCTGCCACTGCTTCAGAAATTGGAGCCGGTTCTTTCCCCGCGCTGCCTGGTGGTGGCTGATGATGTTATCAGCCTCGCTGCAAAATGCCGACCCTACTTAGACTATGTGCGAGATCGAGCTAACGGGTACATATCGTGTGAAATCCCGCTGGACGACGGAGTGGAACTGTCCTTCCGATAG
- a CDS encoding sensor histidine kinase, with the protein MSLVLYSIGMYFGLRKAIEDTVDHQLQARSANIGQFLKTNAIQQGANAPQLLPRASWLGPGDELYQVTDATGAMIFQSSAMRDLDVPLDKTRLRHHYRHYRDDGDFTTYYHRQGDVRVLASKVQVGDNEYNVQVATIVSPLYDVLQTFRAWAWTGLPLIVCLAGFGGYWLSGRAMKPVHNLVISTRAISERTLSKRIQVSEAHDELRELGDTINAMLGRLESAFTRITRFTSDASHELRTPITVIRTTSEVILERDRSTEQYKEMVGQILRESESTSLLIEQLLTLARADADTEQLSLEKTDLRALVEELVPASKALAENRNIRWSAQIPDEPVVVLGDRPHLRRLLLIFIDNAFRYTDIDGSVRLRLAAQEGQALLEVTDTGIGIPPDELTQIFDRFYRASNARFFEPDGSGLGLSIAHWIATAHGGTLTAQSMLGSGTSMLVSLPMV; encoded by the coding sequence TTGTCTCTCGTCCTGTACTCCATTGGTATGTACTTTGGTCTTCGAAAAGCGATTGAGGACACAGTCGATCACCAGCTTCAGGCGCGTAGCGCCAACATCGGGCAATTCCTGAAGACAAATGCAATCCAACAAGGGGCTAACGCGCCGCAGCTTCTTCCCAGGGCCAGTTGGTTGGGTCCTGGCGATGAACTCTATCAGGTGACAGATGCCACCGGTGCCATGATCTTCCAGTCTTCGGCGATGCGCGACCTGGATGTGCCGCTCGACAAAACGCGGCTTCGTCACCATTATCGTCATTACCGCGATGACGGTGACTTTACAACCTACTACCATCGCCAAGGCGATGTCCGTGTCTTAGCTTCTAAAGTGCAGGTCGGCGATAACGAATACAACGTTCAGGTCGCGACTATCGTCAGCCCGCTCTATGACGTGCTGCAAACGTTCCGCGCATGGGCCTGGACCGGTTTACCCCTTATCGTATGTCTTGCAGGTTTTGGCGGCTACTGGCTTAGCGGACGAGCGATGAAGCCGGTCCACAACCTTGTCATCTCAACCCGGGCAATCTCTGAACGAACTTTATCCAAACGGATTCAGGTGTCTGAGGCGCACGATGAGCTACGCGAGTTGGGGGACACCATCAACGCGATGCTCGGCCGGCTAGAGTCGGCGTTCACGAGGATTACTCGTTTTACTTCAGATGCCTCTCACGAGTTGCGAACTCCCATCACGGTCATTCGCACCACGTCAGAGGTGATTCTGGAGAGAGATCGCTCGACCGAGCAATATAAGGAAATGGTTGGGCAGATCCTGCGAGAGTCTGAGTCCACTTCGCTGTTGATCGAACAACTCCTCACCCTGGCACGGGCTGACGCGGATACTGAGCAGCTTTCCTTGGAAAAGACGGATTTGCGCGCACTGGTTGAGGAACTGGTGCCTGCCAGCAAAGCACTTGCTGAGAACCGAAACATTCGCTGGTCGGCACAGATTCCGGATGAACCCGTTGTGGTGCTTGGAGACCGGCCGCACTTGCGACGCTTGCTGTTAATTTTTATTGATAACGCGTTCCGGTACACCGACATAGACGGCTCGGTTCGGCTAAGGCTGGCTGCGCAAGAAGGCCAAGCGCTCCTTGAAGTGACCGATACCGGCATCGGCATACCACCGGACGAACTGACCCAAATCTTTGATCGCTTCTACCGCGCGTCGAATGCGCGTTTTTTCGAGCCGGATGGAAGTGGCTTGGGTCTGTCGATTGCCCATTGGATAGCAACGGCCCACGGTGGCACCCTAACAGCGCAGAGCATGCTCGGTTCGGGCACTTCCATGTTAGTGAGCCTTCCGATGGTCTAG
- a CDS encoding M13 family metallopeptidase, producing the protein MAAILMYAGCPLSAQRLLSPGEPVTHPHFGTWGVDTNGMDSAVRPGDDFFLYANGAWIEKTNIPPDQRSVGPFSDLHRLCAEQVHSLLEKPQKERLDSDEGRVLTLYHADMNDSAIEEQGTRPLQSDLQAVRQVGKRADVARLMEQHGFEASLFHLEIEKDEKHTDRYAVHLGQGGLGLPNRDFYLDAQFADKRFLYTGYVAEMLRLARWPDVNESASAVVAFESQIAAASWRGEDLRDDTKTYHPMSLASLRRMAPTFPWTEFMAGAHLSEVNLLVVTTDTSVVKLAELFHKTPLSTLKAWEAFRITDAAATYLPQAFRQARFIFRGHVINGLESTPSERWPEAVSLLNDLMGSTVGKMYVAAYFPPESKAAVQSIADNVKQALRSDLAQLTWMDPPTRIKALRMLDNIAVQMGYPERWRSYEGVNLNDKTLYKDVETLQVHNWNYQVSELKLPWNKNDWRFWPQEPVAYTENGQLIFPAGMLQAPFFDAQADAAVNYGSIGHVIGHELTHPFDDHGDWWTPEDRHRFKEQSARLAKQYSAMEPLPGVHIKGELTLTENVADLGGLTLAYKAYRATLSHDPDASERGFSRDQEFFLGYAQVCREKERPDSLRNRLASEVHSPAAARLDGVVQNMPEWYNAFDVNVGDRMYIKPDERVSIW; encoded by the coding sequence ATGGCGGCAATCCTGATGTACGCGGGCTGTCCACTTTCGGCACAGCGGCTTTTGTCGCCAGGCGAGCCTGTCACGCACCCTCATTTCGGTACATGGGGGGTTGATACCAACGGAATGGATTCCGCTGTAAGACCGGGCGATGACTTCTTCCTGTACGCGAACGGAGCTTGGATCGAGAAAACCAACATTCCTCCTGACCAAAGGAGCGTCGGTCCCTTTTCCGATTTGCACCGACTCTGCGCGGAGCAAGTTCACTCTCTCTTAGAGAAGCCGCAGAAGGAGCGTCTAGATTCTGATGAGGGGCGGGTTCTCACTCTCTACCACGCTGATATGAACGATAGCGCGATTGAGGAACAAGGAACTCGGCCCCTTCAGTCCGACCTTCAGGCGGTGAGGCAAGTTGGCAAGAGAGCGGACGTGGCGCGATTGATGGAACAACATGGCTTCGAGGCCTCGTTGTTTCATTTGGAGATCGAAAAAGACGAGAAGCATACGGATCGATACGCGGTCCATTTAGGTCAAGGTGGTCTCGGACTTCCCAATCGAGATTTCTACCTGGATGCGCAGTTCGCAGACAAAAGATTCCTTTACACAGGCTACGTCGCGGAGATGTTGAGGTTAGCCAGGTGGCCAGATGTAAACGAATCAGCCTCAGCTGTGGTGGCATTTGAAAGCCAGATCGCGGCGGCAAGTTGGCGCGGCGAAGACCTTCGCGATGACACCAAGACCTACCATCCCATGTCGCTCGCGAGCCTTCGTCGTATGGCTCCCACGTTTCCATGGACGGAGTTCATGGCGGGCGCTCATCTTTCGGAGGTCAATCTCCTCGTTGTCACGACGGATACCAGCGTAGTGAAACTCGCCGAACTGTTTCACAAGACGCCCCTGTCGACCCTGAAGGCGTGGGAGGCGTTCCGCATTACGGATGCAGCAGCAACTTACCTGCCTCAGGCCTTTCGACAAGCACGCTTTATATTTCGAGGTCATGTCATCAATGGTCTGGAGTCAACTCCATCGGAACGCTGGCCCGAGGCAGTCAGCCTCTTGAATGACCTGATGGGATCCACTGTAGGCAAGATGTATGTTGCTGCTTACTTCCCCCCCGAAAGCAAGGCGGCGGTACAATCCATTGCCGACAACGTCAAGCAGGCTCTCCGTTCCGACCTTGCGCAACTCACCTGGATGGACCCTCCGACTCGGATCAAGGCCCTTCGTATGCTCGATAACATCGCGGTCCAGATGGGATATCCTGAGCGCTGGCGTTCTTATGAAGGTGTCAATCTGAACGACAAGACTTTATACAAAGATGTCGAAACACTTCAAGTTCACAACTGGAATTATCAGGTAAGTGAACTGAAGTTGCCTTGGAACAAGAATGACTGGCGCTTCTGGCCTCAAGAACCCGTTGCATACACGGAGAATGGCCAACTCATCTTTCCTGCGGGGATGTTGCAGGCACCGTTTTTTGATGCGCAGGCAGATGCAGCAGTTAATTATGGCAGTATCGGACATGTGATCGGTCACGAGCTGACGCACCCATTCGACGACCACGGCGATTGGTGGACGCCGGAAGACAGACATCGCTTCAAAGAACAGTCGGCTCGTCTGGCAAAACAGTACTCAGCGATGGAACCTCTGCCCGGCGTCCATATCAAGGGAGAGTTGACACTTACTGAGAACGTTGCGGATCTAGGTGGCTTGACGCTGGCATACAAAGCTTACCGCGCGACGCTTTCTCATGATCCGGATGCATCCGAGCGCGGCTTTTCCCGTGATCAGGAGTTCTTCTTGGGCTATGCCCAAGTCTGCCGTGAGAAGGAACGTCCAGACTCGCTACGCAACAGGCTGGCTTCTGAAGTCCATAGTCCCGCTGCAGCCCGTCTCGATGGTGTCGTTCAGAACATGCCGGAATGGTACAACGCTTTCGATGTAAATGTCGGGGACCGCATGTACATCAAGCCAGATGAGCGTGTTTCCATCTGGTGA
- a CDS encoding carotenoid oxygenase family protein translates to MQIVEPGINHLSHTNPFLKGNFAPVTVETTAFDLPVQGTIPEELEGRLLRIGPNPIQMPQHQQYHWFTGTGMAHGLRLRGGRAEWYRNRFIVDGMNAPILGRPRLPGPENGAGPNVVNTNILGISGRTYATVEAGGLPVELSYTLESVSRSNLAGTLEHGFVAHPKYDPSTGQLHAVSYEPKLETLSYMVVEPNGMARTVAQIPAAHRPMVHDMAFTSKWIVVLDLPVTFDQTIGRGNFPFTWNSDRMPRIGLLPRDGDVRLLRWIEAPSCFVFHVMNAFDSENAVILDVVRHARVFDKWRNGPFEAGTMLMRWRIDLLNGKLTETMLEERNCEFPRFNDAFGGKEYRFGYTASVAADSVNFGPAYKHDVSTGQTEIHDYGPACATLEPVFVARQGSTEEDDGWILSFVYNGERDASDVVILNAKAFSEKPVAIITLPVRVPFGFHGNWVTDAG, encoded by the coding sequence ATGCAAATTGTTGAACCGGGTATTAACCACCTGTCGCACACCAATCCGTTTTTGAAGGGCAACTTTGCCCCGGTCACCGTCGAGACAACAGCCTTCGACCTGCCGGTCCAAGGCACGATTCCAGAAGAACTAGAAGGGCGGCTGCTGAGGATTGGTCCCAATCCAATACAAATGCCGCAGCATCAGCAATATCACTGGTTCACGGGTACAGGCATGGCGCACGGTTTACGCCTCAGAGGGGGCAGGGCAGAGTGGTATCGCAATCGCTTCATCGTTGACGGTATGAACGCCCCGATCCTAGGTCGTCCAAGACTACCTGGACCAGAGAATGGGGCCGGTCCGAATGTAGTCAACACAAACATACTTGGAATCTCGGGACGGACCTACGCGACTGTGGAGGCCGGCGGACTGCCTGTTGAGCTTTCTTACACACTGGAGAGCGTGTCGCGTTCCAACTTGGCAGGAACCCTGGAACATGGTTTTGTAGCTCATCCGAAATATGACCCCTCGACAGGCCAACTCCATGCCGTAAGCTATGAGCCGAAGTTGGAGACCCTGAGCTATATGGTGGTCGAGCCGAACGGAATGGCGAGAACGGTTGCACAGATACCTGCCGCACACCGACCCATGGTCCACGACATGGCCTTTACGTCGAAGTGGATTGTTGTGTTGGACCTTCCAGTGACCTTCGATCAAACGATCGGCCGTGGCAATTTTCCCTTCACTTGGAATTCGGACCGGATGCCTCGCATCGGCCTATTACCGCGCGATGGAGACGTCAGGCTCCTGCGTTGGATTGAAGCACCTTCCTGCTTCGTCTTCCATGTGATGAACGCGTTTGACTCAGAAAATGCTGTCATTCTCGACGTTGTGCGCCACGCTCGTGTGTTTGATAAATGGCGCAATGGGCCATTCGAGGCCGGGACCATGCTCATGCGTTGGCGCATTGATCTCCTAAACGGAAAGCTGACCGAGACCATGTTGGAAGAGCGGAATTGCGAGTTCCCCCGCTTCAATGATGCTTTTGGTGGAAAGGAATACCGATTCGGCTATACTGCATCAGTCGCTGCGGACAGTGTTAACTTCGGTCCGGCCTATAAGCACGACGTGAGCACAGGTCAAACCGAAATACATGATTACGGACCTGCTTGCGCTACCTTGGAGCCCGTCTTTGTCGCCCGACAAGGCAGCACCGAAGAAGATGACGGCTGGATACTTTCCTTTGTCTATAACGGAGAACGGGACGCCTCAGACGTCGTCATCCTAAACGCCAAGGCCTTCTCCGAAAAGCCGGTTGCCATCATAACGTTACCCGTTCGCGTACCTTTTGGCTTCCATGGAAATTGGGTTACGGATGCAGGGTGA